A genomic region of Paramormyrops kingsleyae isolate MSU_618 chromosome 19, PKINGS_0.4, whole genome shotgun sequence contains the following coding sequences:
- the gata4 gene encoding transcription factor GATA-4, translating to MYQGITMATNHGPSYEPGFLHNSAATSPVYVPTTRVSAMIPALPYLQTHAASQQAGSVSSHSGWVQPGADSVPSYNTGSAHHSPVSPRFTFSTSPPLSSGVAAVRETASYNSPLNINTNGREHYGTRGIGGSYHSPYPAYVSPNMGGTWPSSSFDSSVLHNLQSAGPAGAGRHPNIELFDDFAEGRECVNCGAMSTPLWRRDGTGHYLCNACGLYHKMNGINRPLIKPQRRLSASRRVGLSCTNCHTTTTTLWRRNAEGEPVCNACGLYMKLHGVPRPLAMKKDGIQTRKRKPKNLNKSKSGTPLGESHAPSSPMKASSNTEQPRPVKTEPENTALYPQHGMHPQVPSIPGYRTVHNGNTPLKLSPGGPSGPSSSKSEPWSSLVLA from the exons ATGTATCAGGGCATAACAATGGCAACAAACCATGGACCATCCTACGAGCCTGGTTTTTTGCACAACTCCGCCGCTACCTCGCCAGTCTACGTGCCGACTACACGGGTTTCAGCCATGATTCCAGCCCTGCCTTACCTTCAGACGCATGCAGCTTCGCAGCAAGCCGGCTCGGTGTCCAGCCATTCGGGCTGGGTTCAGCCCGGCGCGGATTCCGTCCCTTCCTACAACACGGGGAGCGCCCACCACTCTCCCGTGTCGCCTCGTTTCACCTTCTCCACCAGTCCCCCTCTCAGCTCTGGGGTCGCCGCGGTCCGAGAGACGGCAAGTTACAACAGCCCATTGAACATCAACACCAACGGCAGGGAGCACTACGGAACGCGGGGGATCGGCGGATCGTATCACAGTCCGTATCCGGCTTATGTGAGTCCAAATATGGGAGGAACGTGGCCTTCATCGTCGTTTGACAGCTCCGTACTGCATAACCTACAATCTGCTGGCCCCGCGGGCGCTGGTAGGCACCCCAATATAG AGCTGTTCGATGATTTTGCGGAGGGGCGGGAATGCGTCAACTGCGGGGCCATGTCAACGCCCCTCTGGCGTCGGGACGGGACCGGGCACTACCTGTGCAATGCCTGCGGTCTCTACCACAAGATGAATGGCATCAACCGGCCCCTTATTAAACCGCAGAGACGCCTG agTGCATCTAGGAGAGTTGGTCTGTCCTGCACAAACTGtcacaccaccaccaccacacttTGGCGCCGTAATGCAGAGGGGGAGCCCGTGTGCAATGCCTGCGGCCTGTACATGAAGCTGCATGGG GTCCCTCGCCCCTTGGCCATGAAGAAGGATGGGATTCAGACTCGTAAACGCAAACCTAAGAACCTGAATAAGTCTAAATCTG GAACACCTCTGGGGGAGAGCCATGCCCCCAGCAGCCCCATGAAGGCCAGCAGCAACACGGAGCAGCCACGGCCAGTGAAGACGGAACCAGAGAACACCGCACTGTACCCACAGCATGGCATGCATCCGCAG GTGCCGTCCATCCCTGGATACAGGACTGTCCACAATGGCAATACGCCTCTCAAGCTGTCCCCTGGGGGCCCCTCTGGGCCCTCCAGCTCCAAGAGTGAGCCGTGGAGCAGCCTTGTACTAGCCTGA
- the fdft1 gene encoding squalene synthase isoform X2, translating to MDIVKSLGHPEEMYNLLKFKMGGCRTVMPKLDYETMTETMRTCFLYLNQTSRSFAAVIQALDGELRQAVCIFYLVLRALDTVEDDMSIPLEKKVPLLQDFHSFLYQPEWRFTESQEKDRQVLEDFPTISVEFRNLGQEYQDVISDICHRMGIGMAEFLEKKVGSMKDWDEYCHYVAGLVGIGLSRLFSASRLEDPEIGRDTELANSMGLFLQKTNIIRDYLEDQQEGRSFWPKDAWSQFAAKLEDLAQPQNLNAALSCLNLLVTDALRHVPDVISYLTRLRNQSVFNFCAIPQVMAIATLSACYNNPQVFQGVVKIRKGQAVTLMMQASNMDAVKAIVSQYSQEILQKVSHTDPSRDKTLVILELIRGKTVTQETLQSRGHLLSPFYLSAAMLLAAISWQYLSAVAGQNPTATDMQGH from the exons ATGGATATAGTTAAGTCGCTCGGCCATCCAGAGGAGATGTACAACCTCTTGAAATTTAAAATGGGAGGCTGTCGCACTGTCATGCCTAAATTGGATTAT GAAACCATGACTGAGACCATGCGGACATGCTTCCTGTATCTGAACCAGACCAGCCGCAGTTTCGCCGCGGTCATACAGGCGCTGGACGGGGAGCTGCG CCAGGCTGTGTGCATCTTCTACCTGGTGCTGCGCGCCCTGGACACAGTGGAGGACGACATGAGCATCCCGCTGGAGAAAAAGGTTCCTCTGCTGCAGGACTTCCACAGCTTCCTGTACCAGCCCGAGTGGCGTTTCACTGAGAGTCAGGAGAAGGATCGTCAGGTGCTGGAGGACTTCCCCACG ATTTCCGTAGAGTTCCGGAACTTGGGCCAAGAGTACCAGGACGTCATTTCGGACATCTGCCACCGCATGGGGATTGGCATGGCTGAGTTCCTGGAGAAGAAAGTGGGCTCCATGAAGGATTGGGACGAG TACTGTCACTATGTGGCTGGCCTGGTTGGCATTGGACTTTCCCGCCTCTTCTCTGCCTCCCGGCTGGAAGACCCCGAAATTGGGAGGGACACTGAGCTGGCCAACTCCATGGGTCTGTTTCTGCAGAAGACCAACATCATACGAGACTACCTGGAGGACCAGCAGGAGGGCCGATCCTTCTGGCCTAAAGAC GCTTGGAGTCAGTTTGCCGCCAAGCTAGAGGACCTGGCCCAGCCTCAGAACCTAAACGCGGCCCTTTCCTGCCTCAATCTGCTGGTGACTGACGCACTTCGGCACGTCCCTGACGTCATCAGCTACCTGACTCGCCTCCGCAACCAGAGCGTCTTCAACTTCTGTGCCATCCCTCAG GTCATGGCGATAGCGACACTTTCTGCATGCTACAACAACCCTCAGGTGTTCCAGGGAGTGGTTAAGATTCGTAAGGGCCAGGCTGTAACACTGATGATGCAGGCCTCAAACATGGATGCAGTGAAGGCCATCGTCTCTCAGTACAGTCAGGAG ATACTGCAGAAGGTGTCCCACACAGACCCATCCCGAGACAAGACACTGGTGATCTTGGAGCTGATACGGGGGAAGACGGTTACCCAGGAGACACTGCAGTCTCGGGGCCACCTCCTCTCCCCCTTTTACCTCTCGGCTGCCATGCTGTTAGCGGCCATTAGCTGGCAGTATCTGAGTGCCGTGGCGGGGCAGAACCCCACTGCGACAGACATGCAGGGACACTGA
- the fdft1 gene encoding squalene synthase isoform X1: protein MAGACCKGTSSFSAFKRTLVIAPRSSAAVPRSGLSTGRLYERGALEKRWAIRTTTAHRRPVMLCFSCQETMTETMRTCFLYLNQTSRSFAAVIQALDGELRQAVCIFYLVLRALDTVEDDMSIPLEKKVPLLQDFHSFLYQPEWRFTESQEKDRQVLEDFPTISVEFRNLGQEYQDVISDICHRMGIGMAEFLEKKVGSMKDWDEYCHYVAGLVGIGLSRLFSASRLEDPEIGRDTELANSMGLFLQKTNIIRDYLEDQQEGRSFWPKDAWSQFAAKLEDLAQPQNLNAALSCLNLLVTDALRHVPDVISYLTRLRNQSVFNFCAIPQVMAIATLSACYNNPQVFQGVVKIRKGQAVTLMMQASNMDAVKAIVSQYSQEILQKVSHTDPSRDKTLVILELIRGKTVTQETLQSRGHLLSPFYLSAAMLLAAISWQYLSAVAGQNPTATDMQGH, encoded by the exons ATGGCTGGGGCTTGTTGTAAGGGCACGTCTTCCTTTTCGGCCTTTAAACGCACCCTGGTCATCGCACCGAGGAGCTCGGCCGCTGTCCCCCGGTCGGGGCTCTCCACGGGGCGTCTGTACGAAAGGGGAGCCTTGGAGAAGCGATGGGCGATCAGGACGACCACCGCGCACCGACGCCCCGTAATGCTGTGTTTCTCCTGTCAGGAAACCATGACTGAGACCATGCGGACATGCTTCCTGTATCTGAACCAGACCAGCCGCAGTTTCGCCGCGGTCATACAGGCGCTGGACGGGGAGCTGCG CCAGGCTGTGTGCATCTTCTACCTGGTGCTGCGCGCCCTGGACACAGTGGAGGACGACATGAGCATCCCGCTGGAGAAAAAGGTTCCTCTGCTGCAGGACTTCCACAGCTTCCTGTACCAGCCCGAGTGGCGTTTCACTGAGAGTCAGGAGAAGGATCGTCAGGTGCTGGAGGACTTCCCCACG ATTTCCGTAGAGTTCCGGAACTTGGGCCAAGAGTACCAGGACGTCATTTCGGACATCTGCCACCGCATGGGGATTGGCATGGCTGAGTTCCTGGAGAAGAAAGTGGGCTCCATGAAGGATTGGGACGAG TACTGTCACTATGTGGCTGGCCTGGTTGGCATTGGACTTTCCCGCCTCTTCTCTGCCTCCCGGCTGGAAGACCCCGAAATTGGGAGGGACACTGAGCTGGCCAACTCCATGGGTCTGTTTCTGCAGAAGACCAACATCATACGAGACTACCTGGAGGACCAGCAGGAGGGCCGATCCTTCTGGCCTAAAGAC GCTTGGAGTCAGTTTGCCGCCAAGCTAGAGGACCTGGCCCAGCCTCAGAACCTAAACGCGGCCCTTTCCTGCCTCAATCTGCTGGTGACTGACGCACTTCGGCACGTCCCTGACGTCATCAGCTACCTGACTCGCCTCCGCAACCAGAGCGTCTTCAACTTCTGTGCCATCCCTCAG GTCATGGCGATAGCGACACTTTCTGCATGCTACAACAACCCTCAGGTGTTCCAGGGAGTGGTTAAGATTCGTAAGGGCCAGGCTGTAACACTGATGATGCAGGCCTCAAACATGGATGCAGTGAAGGCCATCGTCTCTCAGTACAGTCAGGAG ATACTGCAGAAGGTGTCCCACACAGACCCATCCCGAGACAAGACACTGGTGATCTTGGAGCTGATACGGGGGAAGACGGTTACCCAGGAGACACTGCAGTCTCGGGGCCACCTCCTCTCCCCCTTTTACCTCTCGGCTGCCATGCTGTTAGCGGCCATTAGCTGGCAGTATCTGAGTGCCGTGGCGGGGCAGAACCCCACTGCGACAGACATGCAGGGACACTGA
- the fdft1 gene encoding squalene synthase isoform X3 — translation MTETMRTCFLYLNQTSRSFAAVIQALDGELRQAVCIFYLVLRALDTVEDDMSIPLEKKVPLLQDFHSFLYQPEWRFTESQEKDRQVLEDFPTISVEFRNLGQEYQDVISDICHRMGIGMAEFLEKKVGSMKDWDEYCHYVAGLVGIGLSRLFSASRLEDPEIGRDTELANSMGLFLQKTNIIRDYLEDQQEGRSFWPKDAWSQFAAKLEDLAQPQNLNAALSCLNLLVTDALRHVPDVISYLTRLRNQSVFNFCAIPQVMAIATLSACYNNPQVFQGVVKIRKGQAVTLMMQASNMDAVKAIVSQYSQEILQKVSHTDPSRDKTLVILELIRGKTVTQETLQSRGHLLSPFYLSAAMLLAAISWQYLSAVAGQNPTATDMQGH, via the exons ATGACTGAGACCATGCGGACATGCTTCCTGTATCTGAACCAGACCAGCCGCAGTTTCGCCGCGGTCATACAGGCGCTGGACGGGGAGCTGCG CCAGGCTGTGTGCATCTTCTACCTGGTGCTGCGCGCCCTGGACACAGTGGAGGACGACATGAGCATCCCGCTGGAGAAAAAGGTTCCTCTGCTGCAGGACTTCCACAGCTTCCTGTACCAGCCCGAGTGGCGTTTCACTGAGAGTCAGGAGAAGGATCGTCAGGTGCTGGAGGACTTCCCCACG ATTTCCGTAGAGTTCCGGAACTTGGGCCAAGAGTACCAGGACGTCATTTCGGACATCTGCCACCGCATGGGGATTGGCATGGCTGAGTTCCTGGAGAAGAAAGTGGGCTCCATGAAGGATTGGGACGAG TACTGTCACTATGTGGCTGGCCTGGTTGGCATTGGACTTTCCCGCCTCTTCTCTGCCTCCCGGCTGGAAGACCCCGAAATTGGGAGGGACACTGAGCTGGCCAACTCCATGGGTCTGTTTCTGCAGAAGACCAACATCATACGAGACTACCTGGAGGACCAGCAGGAGGGCCGATCCTTCTGGCCTAAAGAC GCTTGGAGTCAGTTTGCCGCCAAGCTAGAGGACCTGGCCCAGCCTCAGAACCTAAACGCGGCCCTTTCCTGCCTCAATCTGCTGGTGACTGACGCACTTCGGCACGTCCCTGACGTCATCAGCTACCTGACTCGCCTCCGCAACCAGAGCGTCTTCAACTTCTGTGCCATCCCTCAG GTCATGGCGATAGCGACACTTTCTGCATGCTACAACAACCCTCAGGTGTTCCAGGGAGTGGTTAAGATTCGTAAGGGCCAGGCTGTAACACTGATGATGCAGGCCTCAAACATGGATGCAGTGAAGGCCATCGTCTCTCAGTACAGTCAGGAG ATACTGCAGAAGGTGTCCCACACAGACCCATCCCGAGACAAGACACTGGTGATCTTGGAGCTGATACGGGGGAAGACGGTTACCCAGGAGACACTGCAGTCTCGGGGCCACCTCCTCTCCCCCTTTTACCTCTCGGCTGCCATGCTGTTAGCGGCCATTAGCTGGCAGTATCTGAGTGCCGTGGCGGGGCAGAACCCCACTGCGACAGACATGCAGGGACACTGA